TATCTCTGCATCAACGGGGTCTGGCAGGACCATCTGCTGTTCGGCCTGCTGCACGAGGATTTCCGCGGCTAACCAAGCCGAAAGTCCCATTGTGTTGTCTCGTTAGTTGCCTTGGGTTCGCCGATATTGGCGATATAAACCCCAACAAGCCGGCGATCCGCCGGGACATTGTCATGGAGTATGGTCCCTTGAAGGTGAGAGAGGTTCGGTCGTCGCAGACCGCGCTGCGGCGAGGTCCGGCGATCGTGCTGGTATTGTCGATTGTGTTCGCGGCGGCTTCGCCGGCGGCGGCGCAGTCGCTGACTGACCGCTTCAAGAGCCTGTTCGGCGGGTCCTCGGACGAGCCGCCGGCCCAGACCACGACGCCGGCGCCCGGCCAGCCGGCCGACGCCCAGTCCGAGATCGATTGCCCGCCGGTCACGGTGCGCGCGGGTGCGTCCACCTATGCCGTGGCCGCCCCCGGCAAGCAGGCGGTCGGCAACGACGTGCGCTACCAGGCCTCGATCACCAAGATGGCGCGCGAATGCGTCCGCAACGGCAGCGAGATCACCGCGCGGATCGGTATCCAGGGCCGTATCGTCGCGGGCCCCGCTGGTGCGCCGTCGTCCGTCGAGATTCCGCTGCGCGTCGCGGTCGTGCAGGGCGGCATCGGCGAAAAGGTGATCGGGTCGAAGGCCTATCGCACCACGGTGACGATGTCCGAGGACGGCAGCGTGCCCTTCACCTTCGTCGCCGAGGACATGGCCTATCCGATGCCGTCGGCCGCGGTCGCTGATTCCTACGTGTTCTATGTCGGCTTCGACCCGCAGGCGTTGTCGGGATCGTCGAAGCCGGCGCCGAAGAAGAAGAAATGATTCTCGTGCCCCGGACGCGGCGCAGCGCGTAGCGGTGCGCCGCAGAGCCGGGGCCCAGTGCCTCTCTCGCCGCGTGGGTCCCGGCTCTGCATCGCGTCATTTCATGCCGCGCCGCGTCCGGGACACGAGACCTGTTCGGTCACATTCATCTGTGCTTCCCAACAAAAAAGCCGGCGCTCATCGCGCCGGCTTTTTTGATTTGTGAGGAAGCTCGCCTCAGTTCAGCTTCTGCCGAACCTCGGTGATGCCCTTGGCGAGCAGGTCGTCGGCGACCTGGCCCTTGACCGACTGCGACAGGATCGTGGAGGCGGCCTGGACCGCGGCCTCTGCGGCCGCGGCGCGGACGTCGGCGAGCGCCTGGGCCTCGGCGAGCGCGATCTTGCTCTCCGCGGTCTTGGTACGACGGGCGACGAAGTCTTCCATCTTGGCCTTGGCCTCAGTCGCGATGCGCTCGGCTTCGGACTTGGCGTTGGCGATGATGTCGGCGGCCTCGCGTTCGGCCGAGGCAGTGCGCGCCTTGTAGTCGGCGAGCACCTTGGCGGCTTCCTGCTTGAGGCGCGTCGCGTCGTCGAGCTCGGCCTTGATGCGGTCGGCGCGATGATCGAGCGCTGACATTGCCGACTTGAAGATCCCGAGATAGCCGAACACGACCATCAGGATCACGAAGGCGACGGCGACCCAGGTTTCAGGATCGAAGAACATATCGACTAACCCTTCAAGGACGCATCAACGGCGGCATTGACCGACGCCGCATCCGGAATGACGCCGGTGAGCTGCTGCACGATGGTGCCTGCCGCATCGGCCGCGATGCCGCGGACGTTGCCCATGGCGGTGGCGCGGGTCGAGGCGATGGTCTTCTCCGCCTCGGCGAGCTTTTTCGCCAATTGCTCTTCCAGCGTCTTGCGTTCGGCTTCCGCCTGCGCGTTCGACTTTTCGCGGGTCTCGTTGCTGATCGCCTGTGCGCGCGAACGCGCCGAAGCGAGCTCGCCTTCATAGGCCTTCAGCGCCGCGTCGGACTGGTCCTTCAGCGCCTGCGCCTCAGTGAGGTCGCCCTCGATCTTGTTCTGACGCGCTTCGATCGCACCGCCGACCTTCGGCAGGGCGAGCTTGGACACGATCACGTAAAGCGCGACGAAGAAGATCGCGAGCGACACCAGCTGCGAAGCAAAGGTGCTGCTCTCGAACGGCGGAAAGCCGCCGCTGTGATGACCGCCGTCGGCTTCGGTGTGGGCGTTGGTCGCTGGACCTTTCGCCCCGCCATGACTCTCGGCCATGGAGTACTCCTGTTGCTGTCACGCGCCGCTTCGGATGAAGCGGCGCGAAAGAAGTCGTTCTCAGAAAACGAACAGCAGAAGCAGCGCGATCAGCAGCGAGAAGATGCCGAGCGCTTCGGTCACGGCGAAGCCGAAGATCAGGTTGCCGAACTGGCCCTGAGCGGCCGACGGGTTACGGACGGCTGCAGCGAGGTAGTTGCCGAAGATCACGCCCACGCCGACGCCCGCGCCGCCCATGCCGATGCACGCGATGCCCGCGCCGATAAGTTTTGCTGCTGCCGGATCCATTTTAGACTCCTTGGAAGAAAGATTGGGTTGTGGGTGGAAATTCCCCGGACCGCTTAGTGTCCCGGATGAATGGCGTCGTTGAGGTAGATGCAGGTCAGGATCGCAAACACATAGGCTTGCAGGAACGCGACCAGAATCTCGAGAGCGTACAGCGCGATCGTGAGCGCCAGCGGCAGCACGCCGCCGACCCAGCCGATGGCGCCGAGGGAGAAGCCCAGCATGGCGACGAAGCCCGCGAATACCTTCAGCGCGATGTGGCCGGCCAGCATGTTGGCAAACAGACGAATGCTGTGCGAGACCGGCCGCAGGAAGAACGACAGGATCTCGATGAACATGACCAGCGGCAGGACGTAGCCCGGGACGCCGTGGGGAACGAAAATCTTGAAGAACTTCACGCCGTTCTTGGCGACGCCGTAGATCAGCACGGTGAAAAACACCAGCAGCGCCAGCCCTGCGGTGACGATCAGATGGCTCGAGATCGTGAAGGTGTAGGGAATAATGCCGACCAGGTTCGAGACGCAGATGAACATGAACAGCGAGAAGATCAGTGGGAAGAACTTCATGCCTTCCGCACCGGCCGTCGAGCGGATGGTCGAGGCGACGAACTCATAGGAGATTTCGGCGACCGACTGGAGGCGGCCCGGAACCAGCTGCGTGCCGCTGGCAAGCATCAGGATCGAGATAATGGCGACGGCCACCAGCATGTAGAGCGATGAATTGGTGAAGGCGATCGTTTGATTGCCGATATGGCCGATCGTGAAGAGAGGCTCGATGTTGAACTGGTGGATCGGATCGATTTTCATCAGCGCGGCATCTCTTGTCTGCCGGGCGAGCCGGCTGGTCTCGGTCAACCGGCCGGGCCGGCCCGTACCGGCGAGGCCGGCACGATCAAATCCTCTGGCAGGAGGGGCTACGAACCATTGCGCCTGTTTGGACCCGCGCCCGCCGATCTCACCACGTTCACCACGCCGGCCACGAAGCCCAGCAGCGTGAACACGATAAATCCGAAAGGCGACGTCGACAGCAAGCGGTCGAACCCCCAGCCAATCCCCGCTCCGACAATGACCCCGGCGATCAACTCGGAGGATAGCCGGAAACCAAGCGCCATCGCCGAGGCTCTGGCCGCTCCGTCTCCACCTTCACCTGCGGGTTGCTCGGTCTTGCTCCTGCGGTCGCGAATTTCGGACAACCGCTGATTAAGACTTCCGAGCCTTGCGGAAAGCGCAGCTTCCTCAGGCGATTCATCGCCATTTCCATTCTCGCCGTGTCTCGTGCCTTGAGCCATGAAACGAAGACCCAAAACGCCGCGGTTGAATGAAAATTACGCCGCCACCCTCGAAAGCCGCGCGGACCATACTGACCGCACATAATCAAGTCAAGCCAAGTCACGATTGCGTCGTTTTCATCTATCTATTTGATATTACTTGCGATAACGCTGCGTTCCACAGCGCTGCGCACAGCGTGACGCCGCACCGCAGCAGCTGGCGCCGCAATCGGCGGGTCTTGCCCGGATATGGTCGCCCTACCGGTATCGAACGAGCTGCGGAAATCAGCCGTCCCGCCGGCGCGTTTTTCGCGCGCGGGGTGTAGGATTGCGGGCGGGTCACATCATTTTCCGACGGAGCAGCGCCATGAGGTCAGCGACGTCATCCACAGCATCATGGTTTTCGACGGCCTTCATCGCCGTGGCTATCACGGCGGGCGGCGGTCTCGTTGCCGCGCAATCGGCGCCCGACAGCGAGAACGGCCGCTACACTATGACGCCGACCCCGGACGGCGTGTTGCGGCTCGATACCCGTACCGGGATCGTGTCCACCTGCTCGAACAACGGGGCGGGATGGGCCTGCTACGCCGTGCCCGACGAGCGCTCTGCACTCGACGCCGAGATCGGCCGCCTGCAGGCCGAGCTTGAGAAGCTGCGGGCGCAGTTGGCCGCCGGGCCGCCCGTGTCCGGCAAGATCGAGGACGCGCTGCCGAAATCCGACTCGCTGAAGAAGGCCGAGCCGAAGGTCGCGGAGAACAACCGCAAGATCGAGGTCCCGCTGCCGAGCGATCAGGACGTCGACCGCGTGATGTCGTTCCTGGAGCGCGCCTGGCGGCGGTTGATAGAGATGGCCAACCGCGTGCAGAAGGACGTGTCGGGGAAGATTTAGGACCCGCTAGCGTGCCCGCGCGTTGTCCTTCGTAGGGTGGGCAAAGGCGCGAAGCGCCGTGCCCACCATCTTTCGACGATCGGGACAGACAAGGTGGGCACGCTTCGCTTTGCCCACCCGACAGCAGTGTCCGAATTGAAAGAGTTTCGATGACATCGACGACCCGCTCCGCGCCATCGACCGTGCAGGCCACCACGATCAGCACATCGTTGCTGACAGTGCGCACCTCAGGCCGCGGCTTCGTCGACCTCACCGCGGAGGCTGCAGAATTCGTGCGCGACGTCCACGCGCGCGAGGGCGCATTGACGCTGTTCATCCGTCATACCTCGGCCTCGCTGACGATTCAGGAAAATGCCGATCCCTCCGTGCTCGTCGATCTCTCCACGGCGCTGTCGCGGCTCGCGCCGGAAAATGCCGGCTGGGTGCATGACACCGAGGGACCCGACGATATGCCGGCGCATATCAAGACCATGCTGACCGGGACATCGCTGCAGGTGCCCGTGCAGAACGCCCGGCTCGCGCTCGGCATCTGGCAGGCGATCTATCTGATCGAGCATCGTGCGCAGCCGCACCGGCGCGAAATCGTGCTGCAATTCATCGGCCAGGCGAACTGACCGGCGTGGGCTGACAAAACAAAACCGGCCGCGGATTTCGCGGCCGGTTTGCGTTTGGCTTGCGCCGGCGGCAGGCGCCGGCAGCTTGCGCGATCAGGTCGCCTTGATGTCGACGTCCTTGGTCTCCGGCAGGAACAGGAAGCCGACCACCGCGGTGATCACCGCGAACACGATCGGGTACCAGAGGCCGGCATAGATGTCGCCGGTCGAGGCCACGATCGCAAACGCGGTCGCCGGCAACAGGCCACCGAACCAGCCGTTGCCGATGTGGTAGGGCAGCGACATCGAGGTGTAGCGGATCTTGGTCGGGAACAGCTCGACCAGCATTGCCGCGATCGGCCCGTACACCATGGTGACGAAGATCACCAGGATGAACAGCAAGCCGATGATCGCAGCCACCTGCGGACGGAAGATGTCGAACGGATGTGCCATCTTGACGATGCCGGCGTCGCCCGCCTTGGGATAGCCGGCCGCCTGCACCGCCGCGAGGACGGCCGGGTTGCTGTCCTTGGCGTTGGCGTAGGGCACTTCCTTGCCGTTGACGACGACCTTGACGCCGGAGCCGGCCGCGCCGGGCATCGTCACGTATTTGACCGACGACTGCGACAGGAAGGCGCGTGCGGTGTCGCAAGGTGCGGTGAAGACGCGGGTGCCGACCGGGTTGAACAGGTCGCCGCAGCCCGCGGGATCTGCCCACACCTCGACCTTGCCCGATTCGATCGCCTTTTCCAGCGCCGGGTTGGCGTTGGTGGTGATCATCTTGAAGATCGGGAAGAAGGTCAGCGCCGCGATCAGGCAGCCGCCGAGGATGATCGGCTTGCGGCCGATCTTGTCCGACAGCGCGCCGAACACGACGAAGAAGCCGGTGCCCAGCAAGAGCGACCAGGCGATCAGCAGGTTCGCGGTGTAACCGTCGACCTTCAGGATCGATTGCAGGAAGAACAGCGCATAGAACTGGCCGGTGTACCAGACCACGCCCTGACCCATGGTGCCGCCGAGCAGAGCGAGCAGCACGAGCTTGCCGTTCTGCCAGTTGGCGAAGGCCTCCGTCAGCGGCGCCTTGGAGCTCTTTCCTTCATCCTTCATCTTCTGGAAGATCGGCGATTCATTGAGGCGGAGCCGGATCCAGACCGAGACGCCAAGCAAGAGCACCGAGACCAGGAACGGGATGCGCCAACCCCACTTGGCAAACTCGGCTTCACCGGTCGCGGTGCGGGTGAACAGGATCACCAGCAGCGACAGGAACAGGCCCATCGTCGCCGTGGTCTGGATGAAGGAGGTGTAGTAGCCGCGCTTGCCGTTCGGCGCGTGCTCGGCGACGTAGGTTGCCGCACCGCCATATTCGCCGCCGAGGGCGAGACCCTGGGCGAGGCGCAGCGCGATCAGGATCACCGGAGCCGCGAACCCGATCGTCGCCGCGTTCGGCAGCAGGCCGACGATGAAGGTCGACAGACCCATGATCAGGATGGTGACGAGGAAGGTGTATTTGCGGCCAACGATGTCGCCGACGCGCCCGAACACGATGGCGCCGAACGGGCGCACCAGGAAGCCTGCCGCGAAGGCCAGCAGCGCGAAGATGTCACGGGTCGCTGGCGGATAATCCGAGAAGAATTGCAGGCCGATGATGCCGGCGAGCGAACCGTAGAGGTAAAAATCGTACCACTCGAAGACGGTGCCGAGCGAAGAGGCGAGAATGACGAACCGTTCGTCCTTCGTCATGCCTCCTGCGCCAGCACGGGACACAGTCATTGTCGTCATGTTGAATTCGCTCCCCGAAAATCGTTTCCTCGCTCCCTGCGGATGTCCGGACGCAGCCGGGCAGCCTCTGGGCTTGCCCCCAAGGTAACATCGCCGTGAAACCGGCCCCAATACGACTTTCGGCCTTTCGCACTGACGCGTGGCTGACGGGTGCTGGCATGCAATGCCGCGTGAGGTAGAAGATCGGGATTAACCCCTTTGCCGCAAAGGGATAATGTGGGCTTGCATGCCACGGCCGCTCGGGGAAGAATTGACCCGCCGGTGCCTTGGCTTGTTGGCCCCGATCACAACGACAGCAAGAGATCGATGAACGCTCCCGCAACCCGCCTCGTCATCGCCGATGACCATCCCCTGTTCCGCGATGCGCTGCGCCAGGCCGTGGCCGGCGTTCTGACCTCGGCGAGGATCGAGGAGGCCGGATCGTTCGAAGATCTCACCAAGCTCCTGGAACAGGACTCCGACGTCGACCTGGTCCTGCTCGACCTGTCGATGCCGGGAATCTCGGGATTTTCCGGCCTGATCTATCTGCGTGCGCAATATCCGGCGATCCCGGTGGTCATCGTCTCGGCGTCCGACGACAGCGCCACGATTCGCCGCTCGCTCGACTTCGGCGCCTCCGGTTTCATTCCCAAGCGGTTCGGCGTCGAGACCCTGCGTGACGCCATCCTGAAGGTGATGGACGGCGACGTCTGGGTGCCGCCGGATATCGACCTCAACTCCGCCGCCGATCCCGACATGATGCGGCTGCGCGACCGCCTGGTGACGCTGACGCCGCAGCAGGTGCGGGTGCTGATGATGCTGTCGGAAGGTCTCCTGAACAAGCAGATTGCCTATGAGCTCGGCGTCTCCGAGGCGACCATCAAGGCCCACGTCTCCGCGATCCTGCAAAAGCTCGGCGTCGAAAGCCGCACCCAGGCCGTGATCGCCGCCGCCAAGATCGCCGGCGGCCAGTGGAAGCAGGGCACGCCGACCACTTAAGCTATTGCTGGTCCCGTCATCCTGAGGCGCTCGCGCAGCGAGCCTCGAAGGATGAACGGCCCTAGTCGGGCCGTCGTGCTTCGAGACGGCCGCTACGCGGCCTCCTCAGCATGACGGATCGGGTAAAGGCAGCGGCCCTTCGTTCACTCCGCAGCCACCATCTGCTGTGTGCGCCATTGTCCGAGCAGCGCGCGGAGCGAGGCCGGCTTCACCGGCTTGTTCAAGACCGCGATCTGCTCCTCACGCGCGGCGACCTGCACGGCCGGGCTGCGGTCGGCGGTGATCAGGATCGCCGGAATATTGTCGCCGAAGCGGCGGCGGATGTCGCGGATGGCGGCAATGCCGTTGCCGCGGTCGAGATGATAGTCGACGAGCAGGCCCGTCACGTTGCGGCCGGCCGCCTCGATCGCGCTGATCGCGCCCTCGGGATCGGCGACCGCGATGACCTCGGCATCCCAGGCCTTCAGCAGCGTGCGCATGCCGTCGAGGATCGCCGCATCGTTCTCGATGCACACAATCAGCGCGCCGGCAATCGGTGTGCGTGCGAGCGGCGTCGCGCTGGTCACGGCCGCGGTATGGGTCGCAGCCTTCGCGGTCGGCACCGTCACCGAGAACATCGAGCCGCCGCTCGTATTGGCATCGATGGCGATGCCGTGCTTGAGCACGCGCGCCAGGCGTTCGACGATCGACAGGCCCAGCCCCAGGCCGCGCGCGATCCGCGCGCCCTGTTCGAGGCGGTGGAATTCCTTGAAGATCTCGCTGCGTTTCGCGGCGGGGATGCCGACGCCGGTGTCGTAGACGCAGACTTTCAGCGATTGTCCATGGCGGCGGCAGCCGACCAGCACGCGCCCGCGCGGGGTATATTTGATCGCGTTGGAGATCAGGTTCTGGAGCAGGCGCCGCAGCAGCAGCCGGTCGGATTTGACCGCCAGCGAGCAAGGCATGAAGGTTAGCCTCAAGCCCTTTGCGCGTGCAATCGGCGCGAACTCGATCTCAAGCGACCGCATCAGGTCACCGATCTTGAAGCTCGAGATCGAGGTCGTCATCGCGCCTGCATCGAGCCGCGAGATGTCGAGCAGCGCGCCCAGGATCTCCTCGATCGCCTGGAGCGACTCGTCAATGTTCTCGACCAGCCGCGTCTCCTCGCCGCCATGCTGGCGCTCGACCAGGCTGGTGGCGTAGAGCCGCGCGGCGTTCAGCGGCTGGAGGATGTCGTGGCTCGCCGCCGCGAGGAAGCGCGTCTTGGAAATGTTGGCGTCTTCGGCGGTGCTCTTCGCCTGCGCCAGCTCCGAGTTCAGCCGCGTCAGCTCCTCGGTGCGGTCGCGCACCCGCTTTTCCAGCGTGGCGTTGGCGCGCTCAAGTGCCTCCGCCGCCTCGAAGGACGGCGTGACGTCGGTGAAGGTGATGACGAAGCCACCGCCGGGCATGCGGTTGGTCAGGACCTCGATGACCATATGGCGGTCGGGCAGGCGCTCCAGATACGGCGCGCTGTCGGTCGTATAGGCGACGAGCCGCCGCGCCAGCATCGCCTCGTGATCGTCGACTTCCGCAGGGTTGCCGGCGCCCATGAATTCCAGGATCTCGCGCAGCGGCGTGCCGAACTGGATGAAATGCGGCGGCACGCTCAGCAACTCGCCGAACTGCCGGTTCGAGCAGATCAGCTGCAAATCCTCGTCGAATACGGCGATGCCCTGGCGGACATGGTTGAGCGCGGTCTGGAGGATCTCGCGGTTGAAATGCAGTGCCGCATGGGAATCGTCGAGCAATTTTAGCGCGGCTTTTGCCGACACGGTCCGCTTACGCAGCAGCAGCGACATCACGAGCCGCGAGGAGGCCGCCCCGATCGAGGAGGCGATCATATGCTCGGCATGCTGCAACAGCTCGAAATCGGCCGGCGCCCCGGCTTCGAGCCGCACGTTGCGCCGCGCCGCAAAGGCCTCAAAGGATTGCCGCGCGCGGTCGGGCCCGAGATATTGCGCGACCGTGCTCTGGATGTCCTGCACGGTGACGGTGGTGCGCCAGCGGCGGAAATTCGGTGCGATCGGCGCGAGCGTATTGGGGACGAACAGGTCGCCCTGCACGAGCTCGATCGAGCTCGGCTGGCGCGCCAGCGAGAGCAGCACGTAGGTGAGGATGTTGAGCGACAGCGACCAGGCGACGCCATGCAGCAGCGGCGGCAGGTCGGCGCCGAACAGCGCCTGTGGCCGCAACGCCTCGATGCCGAACGGGCCGTGCTGGAGCAGCAGGATGCCCGAGGTCGAGGAGTCGAGGAAGCTCGGCAGGAACAGCGTGTAGAGCCACACCGCGAAGCCGATCAGCATGCCGCCGATGGCGCCGCGCGCGGTGGCGCGCCGCCACAACAGGCCGCCGAAGAAGCTCGGTGCAAGCTGGGCGATGGCGGCAAAGGACAGGAGACCAATTGCCGCGAGCTGGGTGTTGCCGAGCGCGCGATAATAGAAATAGGCCATCACCATGATGGCGAAGATCGCGAGCCGCCGCGAGCGCAGCAGGAAGTCGATGAAGTCCGTCGCGCCGGTGCGGCCCTCCGGCCGCCGCTTCAGCACCAGCGGCACCACCAGGTCGTTGGAGACCATGATGGAGAGCGCGACGCATTCCACGATCACCATCGCGGTCGCCGCCGACAATCCACCGACGAAGATGGCGACGCTGAGCAGGTCGTTGCCGCCCTCCATCGGCAGCGCCAGCACGTACATGTCGGGGTCGATCGCGCCGAACGGGAAGGTCACGAGACCGGCGAGCGCGATCGGGATCACGAAGACGTTGATGGCAACGAGATAGAGCGGGAACAGCCAGCGGGCGCGGCCGACCTCGGCATCGGACGAGTTCTCGACCACGCTGACGTGGAACTGGCGCGGCAGCAGCATGACCGCGCAGAACGACAGCAGCGTCATGGTCAGGAAGTTGCCGATCGAGGGCGAATAGTTGATGGCGCGCACCGCCTCCGGCGTCTTCATCGCGCGTTCGATCAATTCGTGCGGCGAGAACATCCAGAAGGTGACGAAGGCGCCGGCGGCGAGGAACGCCACCAGCTTGACGATGGATTCGGTCGCAACCGCGAGCATGAGCCCGTGCTGGTGCTCGGTGGCGTCGGTTTGGCGCGTGCCGAACAATACGGCGAAGGCGGCCATCGTCAGCGTCACCATCAGCGCCATGTCGCCGAGGATCGGGATGTGGGAGAAGGCCTGGTCTTCGCTCAAGATGGTTTCGAGCGAGGAGGCGACGGCCTTCAGTTGCAGGGCGATATAGGGCACCGAGCCGATGATCGCGATCAGCGCGACCGTCGCCGCCACCGCTTGGCTCTTGCCGTAGCGCGCGCCGATGAAGTCGGCGATCGAGGTGATGTTCTGTGCCTTGGCGAGCTGGATCACGCGGCGGAGAATGCCGGTGCCGATCCCGATCATCAGGACCGGACCGACATAGATCGCGAGGAAGTCGGTTGAGGTGCGGGTGGCGAAGCCGACCGAGCCGAAGAACGTCCAGGACGTGCAGTAGATCGCCAGCGAAAGCGGGTAGATCAGGCCGGAGGCACGGCCGGCTCGCGCCTTGGAACGGCGGTCGCCATGGCTCGCCACCAGGAACAAGAAGCCGATATAGCCGAAAGCGGCTGCGATCACGCCCCAGTCGTGCAGCATTGCTGGGGGACCTCTCCCTTGCGTCGCGGCGAAAGCCGCGTCCGAACTCATTTTCCGAAGGGAATCTAACGCTTAAGCGTGCCGCAAGCGACAGCCATTTTTCCGGTTGTCGCAGGAACCATCATCGTCGTTAAGCCAGCGCGCTGGTCTCGAGACGACTGAGAGAGTCCCCGTGTGGCACCCCCTCCCTGACCCTCCCCCACAAGGGGGGAGGGAACGGCGAGAGCAGCGCCCGTGGCACGGGAGAGGAGACGAGCTCGGCGCCAGGTATTTGCGTTTAATCGATGTGAGGTGAGCATAACCGTCTCGCTCCCTCCCCCCTTGCGGGGGAGGGCTGGGGAGGGTGGTAGCCCCGGGGAGGGTGAGAATTGGATTCTCGGGCGCTGCAGTAGCGCGACTTACTCCGCCGCCAGCGACTTCTGGCGCAGCGGCAGGCCGAGGCGGTCCCAGACCTGGAGCAGGGCTTCGGCGAGCTGATCGATCAAGCCGTCGTCGTGATAGGGCGAGGGCGTGATGCGCAGCCGCTCGGTGCCCTTGGCGACGGTCGGATAGTTGATCGGCTGGATGTAGATGCCGTGCTCTTCGAGCAGGAGGTCGGAAGCCTGTTTGCACTTCTCGGGATCGCCGACGAACAGCGGCACGATATGGGTGTCGCTCGACATCACCGGCAGGCCGGCGGCATCGAGGATCGCCTTGACGCGGGCGGCGCGGTCCTGGTGGCGCTCGCGCTCCCAGCTCGAGGTCTTCAAATGCTTGATCGCGGCGGTCGCGGCGGAGCAGATCGCCGGCGGCAGCGCGGTGGTGAAGATGAAGCCCGGGGCGTAGGAGCGCACGGCGTCGATGATCTGGCCGTTGGCCGCGATATAGCCGCCGAGGCAGCCGAAGGCTTTCGCCAGCGTGCCTTCCAGGATGTCGATGCGATGCATCACGCCGTCACGCTCGGCGATGCCGCCGCCGCGCGGGCCGTACATGCCGACCGCGTGGACTTCGTCCACATAGGTCATCGCGCCGTATTTCTCGGCGAGGTCGCAGATTTTTGCGAGCGGGGCGACATCGCCGTCCATCGAATACAGGCTCTCGCAGGCGATCAGCTTCGGCCGATTCGGGCCGGCGGCCTTCAAGAGCGCTTCGAGATCGGCGAGATCGTTGTGGCGGAACACGATCCGCTCGCAGCCGGACTGGCGGATGCCCTCGATCATCGAATTGTGGTTGAGCTCATCCGACAGGATCAGGCAGTTCGGGATGAGTTTTGCGATGGTCGCGATGCCGGTCTGGTTCGAGACGTAGCCGGAGGTGAAGAGGAGAGCTGCCTCCTTGCCGTGGAGATCGGCGAGCTCGGCTTCGAGCTGCACCAGCGGATGATGCGTGCCGGCGATGTTGCGGGTGCCGCCCGCGCCGGTACCGACCCGGGTCGCGGTCTCGACCATGGCGCCGACCACCTTCGGGTGCTGGCCCATGCCGAGATAGTCGTTGGAGCACCAGATCACGACGTCGCGCTTGCCCTTGGGCGAGTGCCACACCGCATGCGGAAACCTGCCGGCCATGCGCTCGAGATCCGCGAACACGCGATAGCGCCGTTCGGCGTGGAGGCGGTCGAGGGCGGAAGAGAAGTACTGGCTGTAATCCATCGGCAGACCTGCAGCGGAACTTGAGGGCCCAAGCGGCTAATCTTCTTAGAGCTTTTCAAGCTCTAATGTCTATGCGCCAGCCCACATTTGGCAATGCGACCGGCAGGACCATTCATAGCGGCCGAGGATCAGCAATTATTGATGTGGATCAACCAGCTAGCGCCTTGGTGTCCCGGCCGGGGACGGGCGCCGCGAGATGCGCTGCCGCGCCGGGGGCTGCACGGACATTTTGTCCAAGGCGGTTCGCCGTTCATGATCCTCGGAGCTGGCCGAGCCGGATGTCCGGCCTGTTGCCCGAAAGCGGGCAGGGCCGCCAACTCGGCGAAGCGCTTTTGCAAAGGGAGGCCCCATGAAACGCGTGATGATCCTGAACGGCCCGAACCTCAATCTCCTCGGCGTGCGCGAGCCGCACATCTACGGCACGACGACGCTTCCCCAGATCAAGGCGAGTTGCGAAGAGGCCGCTTTGAGGCTCGACCTCACGGTTGCCTTCCACCAGTCCAACCACGAGGGCGTGCTCGTCGACCTGATCCAGTCGGCGCGGCAGGATGCCGATGCCGTCATCCTCAATCCGGCCGGCTTCTCCTTCACATCCGTCGCGATCATGGACGCGATCAAGACGTTCGAGGGACCCGTGCTGGAGGTGCACGTCTCCAACATCCACGCCCGCGACG
This region of Bradyrhizobium sp. CCGUVB1N3 genomic DNA includes:
- a CDS encoding F0F1 ATP synthase subunit B, with product MAESHGGAKGPATNAHTEADGGHHSGGFPPFESSTFASQLVSLAIFFVALYVIVSKLALPKVGGAIEARQNKIEGDLTEAQALKDQSDAALKAYEGELASARSRAQAISNETREKSNAQAEAERKTLEEQLAKKLAEAEKTIASTRATAMGNVRGIAADAAGTIVQQLTGVIPDAASVNAAVDASLKG
- a CDS encoding response regulator transcription factor; protein product: MNAPATRLVIADDHPLFRDALRQAVAGVLTSARIEEAGSFEDLTKLLEQDSDVDLVLLDLSMPGISGFSGLIYLRAQYPAIPVVIVSASDDSATIRRSLDFGASGFIPKRFGVETLRDAILKVMDGDVWVPPDIDLNSAADPDMMRLRDRLVTLTPQQVRVLMMLSEGLLNKQIAYELGVSEATIKAHVSAILQKLGVESRTQAVIAAAKIAGGQWKQGTPTT
- a CDS encoding secondary thiamine-phosphate synthase enzyme YjbQ; translation: MTSTTRSAPSTVQATTISTSLLTVRTSGRGFVDLTAEAAEFVRDVHAREGALTLFIRHTSASLTIQENADPSVLVDLSTALSRLAPENAGWVHDTEGPDDMPAHIKTMLTGTSLQVPVQNARLALGIWQAIYLIEHRAQPHRREIVLQFIGQAN
- a CDS encoding MFS transporter, which encodes MTKDERFVILASSLGTVFEWYDFYLYGSLAGIIGLQFFSDYPPATRDIFALLAFAAGFLVRPFGAIVFGRVGDIVGRKYTFLVTILIMGLSTFIVGLLPNAATIGFAAPVILIALRLAQGLALGGEYGGAATYVAEHAPNGKRGYYTSFIQTTATMGLFLSLLVILFTRTATGEAEFAKWGWRIPFLVSVLLLGVSVWIRLRLNESPIFQKMKDEGKSSKAPLTEAFANWQNGKLVLLALLGGTMGQGVVWYTGQFYALFFLQSILKVDGYTANLLIAWSLLLGTGFFVVFGALSDKIGRKPIILGGCLIAALTFFPIFKMITTNANPALEKAIESGKVEVWADPAGCGDLFNPVGTRVFTAPCDTARAFLSQSSVKYVTMPGAAGSGVKVVVNGKEVPYANAKDSNPAVLAAVQAAGYPKAGDAGIVKMAHPFDIFRPQVAAIIGLLFILVIFVTMVYGPIAAMLVELFPTKIRYTSMSLPYHIGNGWFGGLLPATAFAIVASTGDIYAGLWYPIVFAVITAVVGFLFLPETKDVDIKAT
- a CDS encoding ATP F0F1 synthase subunit B (Produces ATP from ADP in the presence of a proton gradient across the membrane. Subunit B is part of the membrane proton channel.): MFFDPETWVAVAFVILMVVFGYLGIFKSAMSALDHRADRIKAELDDATRLKQEAAKVLADYKARTASAEREAADIIANAKSEAERIATEAKAKMEDFVARRTKTAESKIALAEAQALADVRAAAAEAAVQAASTILSQSVKGQVADDLLAKGITEVRQKLN
- a CDS encoding F0F1 ATP synthase subunit C, with the translated sequence MDPAAAKLIGAGIACIGMGGAGVGVGVIFGNYLAAAVRNPSAAQGQFGNLIFGFAVTEALGIFSLLIALLLLFVF
- a CDS encoding F0F1 ATP synthase subunit A; this encodes MKIDPIHQFNIEPLFTIGHIGNQTIAFTNSSLYMLVAVAIISILMLASGTQLVPGRLQSVAEISYEFVASTIRSTAGAEGMKFFPLIFSLFMFICVSNLVGIIPYTFTISSHLIVTAGLALLVFFTVLIYGVAKNGVKFFKIFVPHGVPGYVLPLVMFIEILSFFLRPVSHSIRLFANMLAGHIALKVFAGFVAMLGFSLGAIGWVGGVLPLALTIALYALEILVAFLQAYVFAILTCIYLNDAIHPGH
- a CDS encoding AtpZ/AtpI family protein, with the translated sequence MAQGTRHGENGNGDESPEEAALSARLGSLNQRLSEIRDRRSKTEQPAGEGGDGAARASAMALGFRLSSELIAGVIVGAGIGWGFDRLLSTSPFGFIVFTLLGFVAGVVNVVRSAGAGPNRRNGS